In the genome of Pseudomonadota bacterium, one region contains:
- a CDS encoding DUF3141 domain-containing protein — protein KEHSQIVSVMKSIEALPPGLYGMEIEERKGPEGVTYEVHFVERRLEEVVMRLNRFERVDERAFEAVEGVSDFNQRAYELFARPIVQALTNELGATLGRHFHPLRVQRWAISHLNPWFAWLEPAAAAAKAGRRALDKDHPLRRAENALSEVLSASLDYGRDVRDAVSEAAFFQTYGSLFALQHADPMGVQDRAGAGRTDPRTLPVVQQALESIAEGGYPQAVARAGALLSRGQAAIPLAQIELRAGLMEDYAALLPKLSQEERRRIRGQQEVIVAFEPERALEALPALLHDPADRVRLLALLERLATDPRVWKDRPAPEQLAMLERIRTILGAGEPRAPPAQSGATHGTATARRATRRRIAKGTR, from the coding sequence GGTCCACTTCGTGGAGCGCCGGCTCGAAGAGGTCGTCATGCGTCTGAACCGCTTCGAGCGTGTCGACGAAAGGGCCTTCGAGGCGGTCGAGGGCGTCTCCGATTTCAACCAGCGCGCCTATGAGCTATTCGCGCGGCCCATCGTCCAGGCGCTGACGAACGAGCTTGGCGCCACGCTCGGACGCCATTTCCATCCCCTGAGGGTCCAGCGCTGGGCAATATCCCATCTGAACCCGTGGTTCGCGTGGCTCGAGCCGGCCGCCGCGGCCGCCAAAGCCGGGCGGCGCGCCCTCGATAAAGACCATCCCCTGCGCAGGGCCGAGAACGCGCTTTCAGAGGTTCTGTCCGCGTCCCTCGACTACGGGCGCGACGTGCGTGACGCGGTAAGCGAGGCCGCATTCTTCCAGACCTACGGCAGCCTGTTCGCGCTCCAGCACGCCGACCCGATGGGGGTACAGGACCGGGCGGGCGCAGGCCGGACCGATCCCCGCACCTTGCCCGTCGTACAACAGGCGCTCGAGTCGATCGCAGAGGGCGGATATCCGCAGGCCGTGGCGCGAGCCGGGGCCTTGCTGAGCCGCGGCCAGGCGGCGATCCCGCTCGCGCAGATCGAGCTCCGGGCCGGGCTCATGGAGGACTACGCCGCGCTCTTACCCAAGCTGTCTCAGGAGGAACGCCGCCGCATCCGCGGCCAGCAGGAGGTCATTGTCGCGTTCGAGCCGGAACGGGCCCTGGAGGCGCTGCCCGCGCTCCTCCACGATCCGGCCGACCGCGTGCGGCTATTGGCGCTCCTCGAGCGCCTGGCCACCGACCCTCGCGTATGGAAGGACCGGCCGGCCCCGGAGCAGCTCGCGATGCTGGAACGCATCCGGACGATCCTCGGTGCCGGGGAACCAAGAGCCCCGCCGGCCCAGAGCGGAGCCACTCACGGTACCGCAACGGCCCGGCGCGCCACCAGGCGAAGAATAGCGAAGGGCACGCGCTGA
- a CDS encoding NAD-dependent malic enzyme codes for MPARSIRANEAANYPSGVGLLSDPGLNKGTAFTEAEREAFGLRGLLPPRAITQIEQVMRVLGNLRHKTNDIEKYIFLMGLQDRNETLFYRLVMDHPDEMMPIIYIPTVGQACQEYGHIFRRPRGLFVSAEDRGRVADVLRNWPKREVRMIVVTDGERVLGLGDLGANGMGIPVGKLALYVACAGVHPAWCLPVTLDVGTENAALLADPLYLGLAQRRLRGAAYDELVDEFIMGAQEVFPKAVVQFEDFGNANAFRLLHRYRDRVCCFDDDIQGTAAMALAGIYSALRVTGGRLRDQTFLFLGAGEAGLGIGDLIVTALIAEGMPEADARRRCWFVDSRGLIVEGRTDLVLHKRPYAHEGELAPDVLAAVERLKPNAIIGVSGTAGAFTRPVVEAMARVNERPIIFALSNPTSKSECTAEEAYTWSNGRALFASGSPFAPVLLNGRTYVPGQGNNAYIFPAIGLGVIAAEAKRITDEMFFVAAKALANQVTPADLDLGRLYPPFTRIRTVSTAIATAVAELAYERGLAQHPRPADLSAFVRSLMYEPVYRSYVEWSAG; via the coding sequence ATGCCTGCCAGATCCATTCGCGCCAACGAGGCCGCCAACTACCCGAGCGGAGTCGGCCTCTTGTCCGACCCCGGCCTGAACAAGGGCACTGCCTTTACCGAGGCCGAACGCGAGGCGTTCGGCCTGCGCGGTCTGTTACCACCCCGTGCCATCACTCAGATCGAGCAGGTGATGCGGGTGCTGGGGAACCTACGGCACAAGACCAACGACATCGAAAAGTATATCTTCCTGATGGGCCTGCAGGACCGCAATGAAACCCTGTTCTATCGGCTGGTGATGGACCACCCCGACGAGATGATGCCGATCATCTATATCCCGACGGTCGGGCAGGCCTGCCAGGAATACGGGCACATCTTCCGCCGTCCACGCGGGCTTTTCGTCTCCGCAGAAGACCGGGGACGGGTGGCCGACGTGCTCCGCAACTGGCCGAAGAGGGAGGTGCGCATGATCGTGGTGACCGATGGCGAGCGCGTCCTCGGCCTGGGCGACCTCGGCGCCAACGGCATGGGGATCCCGGTCGGAAAGCTGGCGCTCTACGTCGCTTGCGCCGGCGTGCACCCGGCCTGGTGCTTGCCCGTCACATTGGATGTCGGGACAGAGAACGCGGCCCTCCTTGCGGACCCCTTGTACCTCGGTCTGGCCCAGCGCCGGCTGCGTGGAGCGGCCTACGATGAGCTGGTGGACGAATTCATCATGGGGGCGCAGGAGGTCTTCCCGAAGGCCGTGGTCCAATTCGAGGACTTCGGGAACGCCAACGCGTTTCGTCTCTTGCACCGCTATCGCGACCGGGTGTGCTGCTTCGACGACGACATCCAGGGCACGGCCGCGATGGCGCTGGCCGGCATCTATTCGGCCTTGCGGGTGACGGGCGGCCGGCTCCGCGATCAAACCTTCCTGTTCCTCGGTGCGGGCGAGGCCGGTCTCGGGATCGGTGATCTGATCGTAACCGCGTTGATCGCGGAGGGCATGCCCGAGGCGGACGCACGGCGACGCTGCTGGTTCGTGGATTCGAGGGGCCTGATCGTCGAGGGCCGCACCGATCTGGTCCTGCACAAGAGACCCTACGCCCACGAGGGCGAGCTGGCACCCGACGTGCTGGCCGCCGTCGAACGGCTCAAGCCCAACGCGATCATCGGCGTCTCGGGGACTGCGGGCGCTTTCACCCGGCCGGTGGTCGAGGCGATGGCGCGCGTCAACGAGCGCCCGATCATCTTCGCGCTGTCCAACCCGACGTCGAAGTCGGAGTGTACGGCGGAGGAGGCGTACACGTGGTCGAACGGGCGCGCACTGTTCGCGAGCGGCAGTCCGTTCGCACCGGTCCTCCTGAACGGCCGCACCTATGTCCCGGGCCAGGGCAACAACGCCTACATCTTCCCCGCCATCGGACTCGGCGTGATCGCCGCGGAGGCCAAGCGTATCACCGACGAGATGTTCTTCGTCGCGGCCAAGGCCCTGGCGAACCAGGTGACGCCGGCCGATCTCGATCTCGGCCGCCTCTACCCCCCGTTCACGCGCATCCGCACCGTATCGACCGCCATCGCGACGGCGGTGGCCGAGCTGGCCTACGAGCGCGGCCTCGCACAACACCCACGACCCGCCGATCTCTCCGCGTTCGTGAGATCACTGATGTACGAGCCTGTGTATCGCAGCTACGTGGAGTGGAGCGCCGGATAG